The Caldalkalibacillus thermarum DNA window GCCTGCCTTTTTGGCCATCTCCCATAGTCTGTTACAATTAAGGGACGATTGTCAGTTTTGGATGATCGGCGGTGAAACGGCCAAAGCAGAAACTGTTGATGCCCTGCTTGAGCAAGCTGACCAGTATGGCTTGTTATCCCGGTTGCATTGGATACAAAGTCTGGATTATGAGGACATGCCACAGGTTTACGCCTTAGCGGCAGCCAGCGGCGGATTAAGCATCAGCACATCCAAAAACGAGTCCTTTGGGATGACCGTGATTGAATCACTGGCTTGCCGCTGTCCGGCACTTGCCCCGCGGGTGGGCGCCCTTCCAGAAGTGCTAGATGGTGAACTGAATGTCTGTTTGTACGATGGTTTGGATGTTCAACAGATCACGGAGAAACTAAACCGTCTTCTTGATGATCAAAATCTAAGGAACCGGCTGATTGATGCCGGCTGCCGCAAAGTCAGGTCCCAGTACAGCATTGAAGCTGCTGGCCGTCATTATTTTGACACGCTGAACAAGGTGATCAACCAGAAGATGGGAAAAGAACATTAAGCAGAAACA harbors:
- a CDS encoding glycosyltransferase family 4 protein, with the translated sequence MKILYIYRYLILGGVTTQLVNRLAYLRRFAEVHFAYLKDYGGRRAFGDYPHLQVAGSTGELADYINSHNFDAVIIIDTDEAYAALEQARYQGCVIHEVHTTTSNIRYLDRLNITGIDAFLAPSKYVADLIRKRFPAAAARCYITPNCLDTGLFTYSQPEHIPAQKVLLWVGKLDQHKNWPAFLAISHSLLQLRDDCQFWMIGGETAKAETVDALLEQADQYGLLSRLHWIQSLDYEDMPQVYALAAASGGLSISTSKNESFGMTVIESLACRCPALAPRVGALPEVLDGELNVCLYDGLDVQQITEKLNRLLDDQNLRNRLIDAGCRKVRSQYSIEAAGRHYFDTLNKVINQKMGKEH